AGCACATGACCACCCGGGCCCGGGAGTCCGCCTTCAGGATCTCCCGCGTGGCCTCGATTCCGTCCATCAGCGGCATGACGATGTCCATGGTTACCAGGTCGGGCCGGAGTTTTCCGTAGAGTTCGACGCACTCCTGCCCGTTGGCAGCCTCCCCGACGACCTCGTATCGGTTGGAGTTCACCAGGATGTCCCGGATCATGGCCCGCATGAACATGGCGTCGTCGACGATCAGGACCCTATGAGGCATGGTCTCTCCCCGGCACGTGAGGATGGATGGCGGAAGCCATGGATCGGGCCAGTTCCCGGGCCACGGCAGGAGGGTTCACCACGTTCACCCATGCGTCCTCCCACGGATACAGCCCCGCCCAGATCCCCTCGGCGCTCTCCTCCCGGAGTCTGAGATCCGAATAGTCCAGGACGGACTGGATGGCGGGAAGTGGGAACCCGATATGATCGTGCGGGGGCGCGAGCCGGAGCAGGAGGCCGTTCTCCGGGGTTTCGGGCGGTTCCCCCATGAGGGGGAAAGTGTCGACCACCGTCACCAGCCGCCCGCTCAAGAAGGCGGTGCCGAGAAGGAGGGGATAGGGCTCGGGGAGGGGCGCGACGGGCGGCATCGGGCGAACGTCGGAGAGGTGGCCCGTGAGCCACCCCGCGTACCGACGGCCGATGCGCGCCACGATGAGTCTCTCCAAATCACCCTCCAGGATCGACCGCCCCGGTGCCGATTATAGCCGAAACCGCTCCACCAGGGATCGGAGGCGGTTGGATTCGTTCAGGAGCGCCTTCGCCTGCTGGTTGATCTCCTCCATGCTGGCGGTGGTCTCCTCGGTGGCCGCCGAGACTTCCTGCGTGCCCGCGGCGTTGTCCGTCGCCACGGCCTGGATCTCCTCCATGGCCGTGTTCAAGGATGCGGCCCCCCGGGCCTGTTCCGCCGCCTCGAGGGTGATGCCCCGGACGGCCTCGCGGGTCTCCGCGGCCTCGGCCGTGATGCGCGCCAGGGACTCGGCGACGGCCCCGGTCCGCCGCTGGGCCAGGAGGGACGTTTCCTGCATCTGCTCCATCCTCCGCACGACGTCCTGGGTCCTGCCCGTGATGTCCTGGGACAGGCGGGCGATCTGGGCGGCCAGGTCCCGCGTGCTTTCCGCCAGGCGCCTCACCTCCTCGGCCACTACCGCGAAACCGCGGCCGGCTTCGCCGGCCCGAGCCGCCTCGATGGCGGCGTTGAGGGCCAGGATGTGGGTCTGGTGGCTCAGGGTGGAGATCCCTTCCACGAGACTCTGGATTTCCATGGAGTGCTGCTGGAAGGTCCGGACCTGGCCCCCCGAGTTCTCCACGTGGACGAGCAGGTCGCCCATGGCGTGGTTGGCCTCTTCCGCCGCGGACGCTCCTTCCGCGGCCCGGCCCGCGGAGGTGACGGCTCTCTCCTCGGCGGCGCGGCTCTTCTCCGCGATGGCCTGGGCCGAGGAGGCCACACGCTGGGTGGCCTCCGCCGCGCGCTCCACCGAGGCCACCTGGGTCTCGGCGCCCTTGGCGATGTTCTGGATGTTCCCCGCCACCTCCGCCGTGGAGGCCGTGACCTCGGTCGTGGAGACGGTGAGATTCTGAACGGCGTCGTACATGAGCGCCGTGCTGTCCTGGACCTGCCGCACGATCTCCCGGAGGTTCGTCACGACGGTCTTGAGGGACCGGGCCAGGAGCCCGACCTCGTCGGAACCCTCGAAGGCGACCTGCTGGGAGAGGTCGCCCTCGGCCAGGCGCTGGCTCACCTCGGCCAGGTCCGTCAGGCGGCGCGTCAAGAACCGCGTCACGACCAGCGCGGAGAAGGCCGCCACGAGAATGCCCGCGAAGATCTTGAGCCACATGCCCTGCCACTGGCCGACGGCCGTCATGGTGTCGAGGAAGATGCCGAAGACCAGCGGAACGAACACGATGATGATGAAGGCCAGACCGATTTTCAGCTTCATTCGGCTCTCCCCGCCCTTTCGTAAATACGGGCCTCCCGGTCCAGAACGGCGAACATACCCGAACAGGCGCGCGCGGGCGCCTCCACCCTACCCAGCACGAGCAGGCCCCCCGGGACGAGGGCCCCGTGGACCTCCCGCAGGAGGCGGGCCTGGGCCTCTTCCGTCAGGTAAATGAACAGGTTCCGCATGACCACCGCGTGAAACCCCCTGCCCGGAAGGCCCTGGGTCAAGTCGGCGCAGACGGCCACGACCCTGCGCCGAAGGGCCGGCGCCACCGAGACCGCGTCTTCCTCCGCCCTAAAATAGCGCGAGAACCTCTCTCTGTTCAACGTTCGGAGGGTCCTGAGAGGATACTCCCCCCGGCTCAGGGTCCGCAGGGAGGCGCGCGAGCGGTCGGCGGCGAGGATCCTGCCTCGAATGCCCCGCTCCTCCATGAGGGCCGCCAGGCTGTACGTCTCTTCGCCCGTGGAACTGGGCGCGCTCAGGAGACGGAGGGTCTCCCATCCGGGGCGCCCAGCCCGGACGGCAAGGAGCGACTGGAGGCGGTCGAAGACCTCGGGATTGCGAAAGAACTCCGTGGTCGGCACCAGGAGCTTGCCGAGGAAGGCTCGGGCTTCGGCGGGGTGGGCGTCGGCGTGGGCGAGGTATGCCTGCAAGGAGGAGATCCCCGTGGCCCGGAGCCTGGGAGCGAGCCGGCGCTCCAGGAAGGAGGCGCGGTACTCCCCGGCCGCCAGGCCCCAGGAGCGTGTGATCCATGCCCTCAAACGGCGCAGGTCCTCGTCCGGGAGGGGGCTCATGGGGACGCATCCCGCGGAAAGGCCGCGAAGCGGGCTCCCCGCAGCCAGGAGGGGTCGTGGGGATCCGTTCCCGTCGGGAGGGCCGCCGCGGGGAGGGGCCCCGAGCCGCCATGACCTTCCGGGGGGCGGCAGGCCCACAGGGCCTCGCTCCAGGTGAGGGCCTCGCCTTCCCGGTGGGTGAGCGCCGCAAGGAGCGTGCGCGCCGGGTCGGGCTCCTCGATGGGAAAGTCCGTTCCGAGGTGGAGGGGGATCCCGGCCCGAAGGAACCGGGCCAGGGCGTAGGCGTCGTCCGAGCGAGAGCCGAGGCGGGCCGGCGCCCAATCCGCGTCCGAGAGCCGGTGGCAGGGCTGAAGAGACGCGCGCAGGCCCAGCCGCGCCATCCGCTGGACGGACCGGGCCGGGGCCACCTGGGCGTGTTCGACCCGCAGAAGGGGGCCCATCCGGGCCGCCTCCGCGGCCGCGAGGACCTGGTCCAGCGCCCGGTCGCCGATGGCGTGGACGGCCGCCTCCATGCCGTCGGCGGCGGTCCTTCGGAGGGCCTCCCCGAGGTCCCCCGTCTCCCAGAGGAGATGGCCCCTCTCCCCCGGAGCATCCGAGTAGTCTTCGAAGAGGGCCGCCCCGCGGCTGCCGAGGGCGCCGTCGGTGAAGAACTTCCGGCCCGCGAGCCGGAACGCCTTGCCCGGTGGCAGGTCCGCGGAGGGAAGGCGGCCGTCCCGGGCCCAGAGGTATCCCACCACCGCGATGGGGAGGCGGCCCGACCGGTCCAGGTCCGAGAGAATCTGTGCGTGTTCGGGCTCCAGCCCCATGTCGGTGGCGCCGCAAAGGCCCAGGGACCGCAGGTGGTTGCAGGCGGAGAGAAAACGCCGTTCGAGAACCTCCCGTCCCGTCTCCCGGGCGGCTTCCTCCACCGGTTCCATGGCCCGGTCCAGGAGGATCCCCGTGAGGCGGCCTTCCCGGCGAAGGAACCTTCCACCTGCAGGATCCTCCGCGTCCTCGGAGATCCCGGCCCTCCGCAGGGCCTCCGTGCTCGCCCACCCGGCGTGGCCGTCGACCCGGTTCGCGAGGACCGGAACGCCGGGCAGGCGACGGTCCAGGAGGTCCCGGTCCGGGAACTCGCCGCCCCAGAGATTCTGGTCCCAGCCGAAGCCCCGGACCCACGAGCCGGGGGCGATTTCCGCCGCGGCCGACGCCAGCCGCTCCACGGCCTCCAAGGCGGAGGCGCTGCCGCGCAGGTCGGTCTGCTCCAGGAGGGATCCCAGCCATAAAAGATGCCCGTGGTGGTCCCACAGCGGGGGGAAGACCGCGGTGTCGCCGTGCAAACCCGCCACCTCCAGTGCGCCGCGAAGGGCCGGGTCGACGGTGCGCGATTGCCAGCGTCCCGCGGCTGGATCGAAAGTCCACGCAGTATTCATAGGCCCATTATATGGGTTTGAGCCCACGCCTGTCCAAAACGAACGGCGGGGGTTCCCGTTTCACAGAGGCGAACCCAAAGCGTCGCCCTTCGGGCCCGTCAGCCCTCGAAAACGAGCCTGTATCCCACGCCGGGTTCGGTGCGCAGGTATCGGGGATTGGCGGGGGTGGCTTCGATCTTGCGGCGAAGCTGGGCCATGTAGACCCGGAGGTAATGGGCCTGGAAGTCGTATTCCGGCCCCCATCCGGCATTCAGGAGCTGACGGTGGGTAAGGACTTTTCCCGCATGCTTCGCCAGGGTGACGAGGAGCCGGAACTCGATGGGCGTGAGATGGACTTCCCGGCCCGCCACGGTGACGACCCTCGCTCCAAGGTCGATGCGCAGATCTCCCGTCGTGAAGACCGGCTCCTGTGGTCCGCTCGCGCGTAAAGCGTGCCGGAGGGCCACCCGAAGGCGCGCCAGGAGTTCGGGGGCCCCGAAGGGTTTGGTCAGATAATCGTCGGCCCCCGCGTCCAGCGCCTCCACCTTGGCCCGTTCCGATTCGCGTGCGGTGAGGACCAGGATGGGAACGGCCGTCCACTCCCGAAGGTCCCGGATGACCTCCATGCCGTCCCGGTCGGGAAGTCCGAGATCGAGGACCACGACGTCCGGACGTTCCGCCGCGGCCTTTTTCAGCCCGTCCTCCGCGCAGGCGGCCTCCACCACTCGAAACCCGCTGCTTGACAGGGTGACGCGGAGGAACCGCCTTATCCCGGGCTCATCTTCGATCAGAAGGACGAGAGGGAGGGCCGGGCTCATGGGGGGGCTCCCGGATGCCCGAGAAGGAGTTCCGGCGGCCCCGCCACGGGAAGGGTGACGACGAAAGCCGCACCGCCTCCGGGCCGGTTGATGCCCCGGATCGTTCCCCCGTGCGCCTCGGCCACAGCCCGGCAGATGGCGAGGCCGAGCCCCGCGCCCTCCGCGTGCCCGGAGGCCCGGAAGAACTTCTCGAAAACGTGAGACTCCTCGCCCGTGGGAAGCCCCGGTCCCCGGTCCGCCACGGTGACGGTCACCCATCCTTCCGAGGCTGTCGCCCGGATTTCCACCGGACCGCTCGGGGCGTGCCGAACCACGTTTTCAAGGAGGTTGATGAAAAGGTGCTCCACGAGCCGGGCGTCGATGGAAACCATGGGCAGAGATTCAGGGAGATCCAGCTTGATCTCCCTTCCCTCCAGACGGGTCCTGACCCGGTCCAGCGCGGCCCCGACCACTTCCTCCACGGGCTGAGGTTCCCGGTTCAGCGACATGGATCCAGCTTGGAGGCGTGTCATGTCCAGCAGATTGGCGACGAAGCGGCTGAGGCGGAGGGACTCGTCATAGACCGACTGGGCCAGCTCCCGGACCTCTTCTGGATCCAGGTTCCCGTCGGCGATGGAACTGGAGGCTCCGACGATGGAGGCCAGCGGGGTCCGGAAGTCGTGGGAGAGCGAGCTGAGCAGGTCGCTGCGAAGGCGCTCCGACTCTGCGTCCATTTGGGACTTCCGGGCCCGTTCCGCCAGAAGGGCCCTCTCGAGCGAGAGGGCCGCCTGATTCGCGGCGGCTTCGAGACGGTGACGGATTTCTGTGGGTTCCTCGCCCCGGTCCTGGGGCAATCTGGCTGCCAAGACACCCAACACCTCGCCGGAGGCCTTCAGCGGGAGGTAAAGCGCCTCGCTTCCCGGAAGGGTGTCGGTGTCCTGTCCGGCGGGGAGCCCTCGCTGGAGGACCCATTTCGCTACCGCCAGCTCGCTGGCCCGATAGGCGAAGGACGCCTCGTCGGAAGAGACGGTCTCGAGCGGAGGGTCGGATCCCGGCAGGAAGACGGCGGAGGGAAGGCCATAGCGGTCCGAGAGGTGCCGGACGGCGACTTCGGCCACGGCCCTGGCGTCTCTCGCCCGGGCCAGGTCTATCGTGAGTTCGGCCATGGCCTCCGATCGCTGTTGGGCCTCCCGTGCCCTCCTCGCCTCACGGCGGACCCTGGCGGCCAGGTTGCTGGTAAGAAGGGCCACCACGAGCATGACTGCGAAGGTGATGAGGTACTGCGAATCGCTCACACGGAACGTCAGGTGGGGAGGGACGAAGACAAAGTCGAAAAGGGCCACGCTCAGTACGGAGGCCAGGACGGAAGGACCCACCCCAAGCCTCGTGGCCACGAGGATTACGCCGAGCAGGAAGACCATGGCGAGGTTCGTGGGTTCCACAAACGGGGAGAGGAGGCCCGAGGCGACGGCGGAGAGGGCAACCACGGCGGATGCCTTGAGGTAGGGTCTCCAGGTCTGCCGCTCGGGACGCCGGAAACGACGTAGCCTTTCCAGCCGCTCGTGGGCCGTTCCTCCCATGATGTAGACGTCCATGCCCTCGCTCCCCCGGATGAGGTCGTCCACGAGCCTGTCGCGGGAGAACCTCCACCAGCCGGCGCGCGGAGGTTTTCCCAGAAGGATCTTGGTGACGTTTCTGGACCGGGCGAAGGACAGGATCTCCTCGACCGTATTCTCAGCCGGAAGGGTAACGGCCTTTCCGCCGAGCTGCTCTACCAGCCTGAGGGTTCGCTGGAGCTGCTCCCGGTCCGCCGGGAGCATCCGGTCGTGGGAAGGGGTTTCCACGTAAAGGCCGATCCAATCCGCCCGGAGGCGCGCCGCCAGGGACCGGGCCGATCTCACCAGATGCTGACCGTAGGGGCTCGCCCCCAGGCAGACCAGGATCCGCTCTTTGGCCGGCCAGGGCTCGCTGACGGCGTGGTCCTTGCGGTAGCGCTCCATCTGCACGTCCACCCGGTCCGCCGTCTTTCGGAGGGCCATCTCCCTCAGGGCGATGAGGTTGCCCGGCCGGAAGAAATTCTCCAGGGCCCGTTCCGCCAAATGGGGAAAGTAGACCTTCCCCTCCTTCAGGCGGAGGATCAGATCGTCCGCCGTAAGGTCCACGAGTTCGACTTCGTCGGCCTCCTCGAACGCGGTATCGGGAACGCGCTCCGAGATGGAGACTCCCGTGACCTGGGCCACGACCCCGTGAAGACTCTCGAGGTGCTGAACATTCAGCGTCGTGTAGACGCCGATACCGGCGGAAAGCAGTTCCCGGGCGTCCTGCCACCTCTTCGCGTGGCGAGATCCGGGGGCGTTGGTGTGGGCCAGCTCGTCCAACAGGATCAGCGCCGGCCTTCGGTCCAGGGCGGCTTCCAGGTCGAACTCCTCCAGTTCACGGCCCTTGTAGCTGAGGACCCTTGGGGGGAGCCGCTCGAGTCCCTCGAGAAGGGCCTCCGTTTCTCTGCGCCCGTGGGTTTCTACCCACCCCGCGACCACATCTACGCCTTCGGACCGCCGGGCCCGGGCCGCTTCCAGCATGGCGTAGGTCTTACCCACTCCCGGGGCGTACCCGAAGAAGATCTTCAGGCGCCCGCAGCGGGAGCGGACCTCGTCGGACTGGATCCGTTCCAGGAGTTCGTCCGGGTCGGGCCGGTCGTTCATGCTCCCTCCGCGTTTCCGGCGATCACGGCTCCATTATGCCACGTGGGGGCGGAGCCCCTCCGGGATATCGCTCGTCCAGGGCCAGGTTCAACTCCATCACGTTCACCCGGGGCTCCCCCAAAATGCCCCAGGTCCGACCCTCCATGTGCGCCTCCACCAGCGCGCGGAGCGCTTCCTCGGATGCTCCCCGGGCCTTCGCCACCCGGCGGACCTGGTAGAAGGCGGCGTCGGGGCTGATGTGAGGATCGAGCCCGCTCGCCGACGCCGTGACCAGGTCCACGGGGACCGGCGAGGCGTTCTCCGGGTCGGCCGACCGAAGGGTATGGAGTCGCCTTTCTACGGCTTCCAGGAGGGCGGGGTTCGCCGGTCCGAGGTTCGAACCCGTCGAGAGGGAGGGATTGCACGGAAAGGGCCGGGTCGCCGAGCCGCGTCCCCAGAAGTGCGCGGGGTCCGAAAAATCCTGTCCGAGCAGGGCCGAACCGACCGCGCGGCCCCCGCGGAAGACGAGGCTCCCCGAAGCCCTGCCAGGGCAGAATAGGGCCGCCAGGCCCGTTACAGCCAGGGGGTAGGCCACTCCCGTGAGGAGGGTCAGAACTCCGACGGTCAGCACCGCAGACAACACATTCCGGTTCATTCGCCGCCTCACGCCAGGTGGAGGGCCGCGAGGGCCATGTCGATGAGCTTGATGCAGGGAAAGGGAAGGACCAAACCGCCTACTCCGTATCGGAGGAGGTTGCGCGCAAGGAGTGCTTTGGCGGTGGACGGCCGGTAGGGCACCCCCCTCAAGGACAGGGGGATGAGAGCCACGATGATCAGGGCGTTGAAGATCACCGCCGAGAGCACGGCGCTCCGGGGGGTGGCCAGGTGCATGATGTTCAGGACGGAAAGCCCTGGATACGTCGCGGCGAAGGCCGCGGGAAGGATGGCGAAGTACTTCGCGAGGTCGTTCGCGATGGAGAAGGTGGTGAGCGCCCCGCGGGTCATCAAGAGTTGCTTGCCGATGGACACGATTTCCAGGAGCTTGGTAGGGTTTGAATCCAGGTCCACCATGTTTCCCGCCTCCTTGGCGGCCTGGGTTCCCGAGTTCATGGCCACGGCCACGTCCGCCTGGGCCAGCGCCGGGGCGTCGTTCGTACCGTCTCCGGTCATGGCCACCATGTGGCCCTTGGATTGGAGATCCCGGATGAGGGAGAGCTTGGTCTCCGGCGTCGCTTCGGGGAGGAAGTCGTCCACTCCGGCCTCGGCGGCGATGGCGGCCGCGGTCAGAGGATTGTCCCCCGTGATCATCACCGTGTGGATTCCGATGCGCCGGAACTCCATGAATCGCTCCCGGATCCCGCCCTTGACGATGTCCTTCAGCTGAACGACGCCCAGCACCGTCGGCCCGTCCGAGACCACGAGGGGAGTTCCGCCTTCCCGGGCCACACGATCCACGGCTCTCCGCACATCCTCTGGCATCGCCCCGCCCAGCGCCACCACGTGGGATTCCACGGCGTCCGCCGCCCCCTTGCGGATCTGCCTTCCGTCCAGGTCGACCCCGCTCATGCGGGTGTGGGCGCTGAAGGGGATGAAAGTGGCGCCCAGGGCGCGCAGGTCTCTTCCACGCAGGCCGAACCGCTCCTTCGCCAACACGACGATGCTTCGGCCTTCGGGGGTCTCGTCGGCGAGGGAGGCGAGTTGGGCCGCGTCGGCCAGGGCCGCCACGGAAACACCGGCGGCGGGGACGAGGTCCACGGCCTCCCGGTTCCCGAGGGTGATCGTGCCGGTCTTGTCAAGGAGCAGGACGTCCACGTCCCCGGCGGCCTCGACGGATCTTCCCGAAAGGGCGATCACGTTGGCTTGGATGAGTCGGTCCATTCCGGCGATGCCGATGGCCGAGAGAAGTCCGCCGATGGTCGTCGGGAGGAGGCACACGAGGAGGGCGAGAAGGGTGGCCAACGGGACCGCCGCTCCGGCCCCGGCCGAGTGCGCGGCGTACAGGGAAAAGGGAAGGAGCGTGACGGTGACCAGCAGGAAGATGATGCTCATGGCGGCCAGGAGAATGTCCAGGGCAATCTCCGTGGGTGTCTTCTGACGCCGGGCTCCCTCCACGAGGGAGATCATCCTGTCCAGAAACGTCTGCCCGGGGTCCGCCGTGACCCGGACGACGAGCCAGTCCGAAAGGACTAGGGTTCCGCCCGTCACCGCGTCCCGGTCGCCACCGGCCTCGCGGATGACGGGAGCGCTCTCGCCGGTGATGACCGCCTCGTTCACGGAGGCGACTCCCTCGACGACCTGGCCGTCGCAGGGGATCTCGTCTCCCGCCTCAACCAGAAAAGCCTCGCCCTTCTTGAGTTTGGAGGACGTGGTGAGCGTGTACGGGGATCCTTTTCGCGCATCGGCCAGGACCTTTGCAGGGACCTGGCGTCGCGATCTTCTGAGGGCGGCCGCTCGGGCCTTTCCCCGCCCTTCCGCCAGGCCTTCCGCGAAATTGGCGAAGAGGACGGTGAACCAAAGGCCCAGGGCCACGGCCAGAACGTAGGACAGGGTGGCTTCCCCGGGTTCCCTCACAGCCTGCACCACCAGCAGTGTGGCGAAGGCGGCCCCCGCTTCCACCACGAACATCACCGGGTTCCTTGCCATTCGGCCCGGAGACAGCTTCAGGAGCGAGTCGAGCAGCGCCCGCCGGAGGAGGGGGGGATCGAACAGGGGAGCTTGACGTCGGGAGTGGCTCATCGGCGTCCTTTCTCTCTCGCGATCACTTGAAGTGGGTCACGTATTCCGCAATGGGCCCCAAGGCCAAAGCCGGAAAGAACGTGAGCCCGCCCACGATGACCACGACGGCGAGAAGCCAAGCGATGAACAGCGGTGAATCCGTGGGAAGGGTCCCCGGGCCTGCGGGCGTGACCTTCTTGCGTGCCAGGGAGCCCGCGAGGGCGAGCACCGGGATCATGACGAGGAATCGACCCGCAAGCATGGCCAGAGCGAGGGCCAGGTTGTAGAAGGGGGTGTCCCCGTTCAGGCCCGCGAAGGCGCTGCCGTTGTTGTTTCCGCAGGAGGAGAAGGCGTACAGGATCTCGCTGAAGCCATGGATGCCCGGATTCGATGGACCCGCCGCCCCGGCCTCGGTGACGCTCGCCACGGCCGTCCCGATGAGCACAACGAGCGGCATGGCCAGGATTCCCAAAGAGGCCATCTTCATGTCGTACGGTTCGATCTTCTTGCCCAGGTACTCTGGGGAACGCCCGACCAGGAGGCCCGCGGCGAAGACGGCTACCACGATGTAGAGAAGCATGCCGTAAAGCCCTGAACCCACTCCCCCCAGAGCCACCTCGCCCAGTTGCATGAGGAACAGGGGAGCGAGGCCTCCAAGCGGCGTGAACGAATCGTGCATGGAATTCACGGCGCCGCACGAAGTGGCCGTGGTGAGGGAGGCCCACGCGGCCGATCCGGATGCTCCGAAGCGGACCTCCTTCCCCTCCATGTTCTCGCCCGGCAAGATGGGGACGGCGCCCGCCTCTGCCCCGAGCCGCATCAGGAGGGGATTCCCAGACTGCTCCTGGTGAACACAGAAGAGCATGGGGAGGACGAGGAGGACGAGCATGGCGGTCAAGACGGCCCATCCCTGGCGTCGATCGCCAACCTGGATCCCGAAGGTCAGGCAGAGTCCCGCCCCGAGGATCCCCATGGCCAGCATCTGCAGGAAGTTGGAGAGCGGCGTAGGGTTCTCGAAGGGGTGGGCCGCATTGGCGTTGAAGAACCCCCCGCCGTTGGTTCCGAGGTTCTTGATGGCGACCTGGGAAGCCACGGGCCCGAGTGGGACCACCTTCCCGATCTCCGGGGATTGGGACCCCGGCTCCGATCCGGGGGGATGCGGGTCAACCGGGTTGTTCGCCCCGCTCGTCGGCACCGCGGCCTCGAGCGGAGTGAGGACGACGGATCCGCGGAGGGTCTGCACGACGCCCTGAGAAACCAGCGCCGGCGCCAGGACGAGGGACAGCGGGAGGAGGACATAGAGCACGGTTCTCACGACGTCGACCCAGAAATTGCCGATGGTGTCCGAGTGCCGCCTCGCGATGCCGCGGACGAGCGCCGCCAAGACCGCCATTCCGGAAGCGGCCGAAAGAAAATTCTGGGCCGTCAAACCGGCCATCTGGGATAGGTGGCTCAGCGTGCGCTCTCCGGCGTAGTTCTGCCAGTTCGTGTTCGTAACGAAACTCACGGCCGTGTTGAAGGCCAGTTGCGGGGGAACGGGTCCCAGGTGGAGCGGGTTCAGGGGAAGCCAGGCCTGAGCCCTTTGGAGCCCGTAGAGCGCCAGCAAGCCCACGAGGTGGAGGAGGAGCATGCTTTTCGTATAGTCTTTCCATCCCATTTCGCTCCTGGCGTCGATTTGGCAGACCCTGTAGAGGAGTCGCTCCA
This is a stretch of genomic DNA from Acidobacteriota bacterium. It encodes these proteins:
- a CDS encoding response regulator, which produces MPHRVLIVDDAMFMRAMIRDILVNSNRYEVVGEAANGQECVELYGKLRPDLVTMDIVMPLMDGIEATREILKADSRARVVMCSALGQEALVIESIAAGAKDFIVKPFSAEKVLKVLDAVVSA
- a CDS encoding chemotaxis protein CheW, which produces MERLIVARIGRRYAGWLTGHLSDVRPMPPVAPLPEPYPLLLGTAFLSGRLVTVVDTFPLMGEPPETPENGLLLRLAPPHDHIGFPLPAIQSVLDYSDLRLREESAEGIWAGLYPWEDAWVNVVNPPAVARELARSMASAIHPHVPGRDHAS
- a CDS encoding methyl-accepting chemotaxis protein; protein product: MKLKIGLAFIIIVFVPLVFGIFLDTMTAVGQWQGMWLKIFAGILVAAFSALVVTRFLTRRLTDLAEVSQRLAEGDLSQQVAFEGSDEVGLLARSLKTVVTNLREIVRQVQDSTALMYDAVQNLTVSTTEVTASTAEVAGNIQNIAKGAETQVASVERAAEATQRVASSAQAIAEKSRAAEERAVTSAGRAAEGASAAEEANHAMGDLLVHVENSGGQVRTFQQHSMEIQSLVEGISTLSHQTHILALNAAIEAARAGEAGRGFAVVAEEVRRLAESTRDLAAQIARLSQDITGRTQDVVRRMEQMQETSLLAQRRTGAVAESLARITAEAAETREAVRGITLEAAEQARGAASLNTAMEEIQAVATDNAAGTQEVSAATEETTASMEEINQQAKALLNESNRLRSLVERFRL
- a CDS encoding CheR family methyltransferase — encoded protein: MSPLPDEDLRRLRAWITRSWGLAAGEYRASFLERRLAPRLRATGISSLQAYLAHADAHPAEARAFLGKLLVPTTEFFRNPEVFDRLQSLLAVRAGRPGWETLRLLSAPSSTGEETYSLAALMEERGIRGRILAADRSRASLRTLSRGEYPLRTLRTLNRERFSRYFRAEEDAVSVAPALRRRVVAVCADLTQGLPGRGFHAVVMRNLFIYLTEEAQARLLREVHGALVPGGLLVLGRVEAPARACSGMFAVLDREARIYERAGRAE
- a CDS encoding amidohydrolase family protein, which produces MHGDTAVFPPLWDHHGHLLWLGSLLEQTDLRGSASALEAVERLASAAAEIAPGSWVRGFGWDQNLWGGEFPDRDLLDRRLPGVPVLANRVDGHAGWASTEALRRAGISEDAEDPAGGRFLRREGRLTGILLDRAMEPVEEAARETGREVLERRFLSACNHLRSLGLCGATDMGLEPEHAQILSDLDRSGRLPIAVVGYLWARDGRLPSADLPPGKAFRLAGRKFFTDGALGSRGAALFEDYSDAPGERGHLLWETGDLGEALRRTAADGMEAAVHAIGDRALDQVLAAAEAARMGPLLRVEHAQVAPARSVQRMARLGLRASLQPCHRLSDADWAPARLGSRSDDAYALARFLRAGIPLHLGTDFPIEEPDPARTLLAALTHREGEALTWSEALWACRPPEGHGGSGPLPAAALPTGTDPHDPSWLRGARFAAFPRDASP
- a CDS encoding response regulator, whose product is MSPALPLVLLIEDEPGIRRFLRVTLSSSGFRVVEAACAEDGLKKAAAERPDVVVLDLGLPDRDGMEVIRDLREWTAVPILVLTARESERAKVEALDAGADDYLTKPFGAPELLARLRVALRHALRASGPQEPVFTTGDLRIDLGARVVTVAGREVHLTPIEFRLLVTLAKHAGKVLTHRQLLNAGWGPEYDFQAHYLRVYMAQLRRKIEATPANPRYLRTEPGVGYRLVFEG
- a CDS encoding sensor histidine kinase KdpD, with protein sequence MNDRPDPDELLERIQSDEVRSRCGRLKIFFGYAPGVGKTYAMLEAARARRSEGVDVVAGWVETHGRRETEALLEGLERLPPRVLSYKGRELEEFDLEAALDRRPALILLDELAHTNAPGSRHAKRWQDARELLSAGIGVYTTLNVQHLESLHGVVAQVTGVSISERVPDTAFEEADEVELVDLTADDLILRLKEGKVYFPHLAERALENFFRPGNLIALREMALRKTADRVDVQMERYRKDHAVSEPWPAKERILVCLGASPYGQHLVRSARSLAARLRADWIGLYVETPSHDRMLPADREQLQRTLRLVEQLGGKAVTLPAENTVEEILSFARSRNVTKILLGKPPRAGWWRFSRDRLVDDLIRGSEGMDVYIMGGTAHERLERLRRFRRPERQTWRPYLKASAVVALSAVASGLLSPFVEPTNLAMVFLLGVILVATRLGVGPSVLASVLSVALFDFVFVPPHLTFRVSDSQYLITFAVMLVVALLTSNLAARVRREARRAREAQQRSEAMAELTIDLARARDARAVAEVAVRHLSDRYGLPSAVFLPGSDPPLETVSSDEASFAYRASELAVAKWVLQRGLPAGQDTDTLPGSEALYLPLKASGEVLGVLAARLPQDRGEEPTEIRHRLEAAANQAALSLERALLAERARKSQMDAESERLRSDLLSSLSHDFRTPLASIVGASSSIADGNLDPEEVRELAQSVYDESLRLSRFVANLLDMTRLQAGSMSLNREPQPVEEVVGAALDRVRTRLEGREIKLDLPESLPMVSIDARLVEHLFINLLENVVRHAPSGPVEIRATASEGWVTVTVADRGPGLPTGEESHVFEKFFRASGHAEGAGLGLAICRAVAEAHGGTIRGINRPGGGAAFVVTLPVAGPPELLLGHPGAPP
- the kdpC gene encoding potassium-transporting ATPase subunit KdpC → MNRNVLSAVLTVGVLTLLTGVAYPLAVTGLAALFCPGRASGSLVFRGGRAVGSALLGQDFSDPAHFWGRGSATRPFPCNPSLSTGSNLGPANPALLEAVERRLHTLRSADPENASPVPVDLVTASASGLDPHISPDAAFYQVRRVAKARGASEEALRALVEAHMEGRTWGILGEPRVNVMELNLALDERYPGGAPPPRGIMEP
- the kdpB gene encoding potassium-transporting ATPase subunit KdpB; the encoded protein is MSHSRRQAPLFDPPLLRRALLDSLLKLSPGRMARNPVMFVVEAGAAFATLLVVQAVREPGEATLSYVLAVALGLWFTVLFANFAEGLAEGRGKARAAALRRSRRQVPAKVLADARKGSPYTLTTSSKLKKGEAFLVEAGDEIPCDGQVVEGVASVNEAVITGESAPVIREAGGDRDAVTGGTLVLSDWLVVRVTADPGQTFLDRMISLVEGARRQKTPTEIALDILLAAMSIIFLLVTVTLLPFSLYAAHSAGAGAAVPLATLLALLVCLLPTTIGGLLSAIGIAGMDRLIQANVIALSGRSVEAAGDVDVLLLDKTGTITLGNREAVDLVPAAGVSVAALADAAQLASLADETPEGRSIVVLAKERFGLRGRDLRALGATFIPFSAHTRMSGVDLDGRQIRKGAADAVESHVVALGGAMPEDVRRAVDRVAREGGTPLVVSDGPTVLGVVQLKDIVKGGIRERFMEFRRIGIHTVMITGDNPLTAAAIAAEAGVDDFLPEATPETKLSLIRDLQSKGHMVAMTGDGTNDAPALAQADVAVAMNSGTQAAKEAGNMVDLDSNPTKLLEIVSIGKQLLMTRGALTTFSIANDLAKYFAILPAAFAATYPGLSVLNIMHLATPRSAVLSAVIFNALIIVALIPLSLRGVPYRPSTAKALLARNLLRYGVGGLVLPFPCIKLIDMALAALHLA